The Pristiophorus japonicus isolate sPriJap1 unplaced genomic scaffold, sPriJap1.hap1 HAP1_SCAFFOLD_3335, whole genome shotgun sequence DNA window tctgggctggagaggaacttggagtgggagggggaagatccagttgttgtggtccacgtgggtaccaacgacataaataggacaaacaaagaggttctgctgagagagtatgagcagctaggggctaaattaaaaagcagaaccacaaaggtaataatctctggattactacccgagggtaaataagatcagagagttaaactcgtggctcaaagactggtgtgggagaaatgggtttcagttcgtgggacactggcaccagtactggggtaagagggagctgttccatcgggacggactccacttacaccgtgctgggactaggttcCTGGCGAATcaaagagctttaaactaattagtgagggGGAGGATTCAGGCGaccgaaaatgtaaaaagtcaaaagaataaggagaaggcaacagagccgggtagcactgggggaaatgaaaaccagagcgtgccaggaagggacagtatgtataaacataacggtgaatcagaaagtggggtcaaagcaggaaaaaatggtacaaaaacaaatttaaaagctctttatctgaatacacgcagcatttttaacaagatagatgagttgacggcacaaatagatacaaatgggtatgatctgatcgccattacagagtctggttacaaggtgaccaggactgggaactaaatattcaggggtatttgacaattcggaaggacagacagaaaggaaaaggaggtggggtagctctgttaataaaggatgagatcagtgcgttcgtgagaaacgatattggctcagaagatcaaaatgctgaatcagtttgggtggagataaagaataataagggaaaaagtcactggtgggcatagtctataggccccctaacagtagctacactgttggacggagtataaatcaaaaaataatggaggtttgtaataaaggaacggcaataatcatgggcaattttaaccttcatattgactggacaaagcaaattggccaggggagccttgaggaagagttcatagagtgtatccgggatagtttccttgaacagtacgttgcagaaccaaccagggagcaggctatcttagatctggtactgtgtaacgagacaggatcaataaatgatctcctagtaaaggatcctttcggaatgagtgaccataacatggttcaatttcaaattcagttggaaggtgagaaagttggctcctaaaggagactacaaaagttatgagggcagagttggctaaagtgggctgggaaaatagattaaagtgtaggacggttgatgagcagtgacagtcatttaaagagatatttcataactcaacaaaatatatcccaatgagaaggaaagactgtaagagaaaggatgaccatccgtggctaactaagtaaataagggatggtatcaaattgaaaacaaaggcatgcaatgtggccaagcctagtgggaggccagaggattgggaaacttttaaaagccagcaaagaacgactaaaaaaatgaaagagaggaagatagattatgaaagtaaactagcacgaaatataaaaacagatagtaagagtttctacaggtacataaaaaggaagagagtggctaaagtaaatgttggtcccctggaggatgagactgaggaattaataatggaggacagggaaatggcagaaacattgaacaaatattttgttcggtcttcacgatagaagacattaaaaacattccaatagtggatattcaaggggctatacggagggaggaacttaatacaatcactatcacctgtagtactcggtaaaataatgggactaaaggtggacaagtcccctggacccgacggctgacatcccagggtcttaaaagaagtggctgcagagatagtggatgcattggttgtaatctaccaaaattccctggattctggggtggtcccagcggattggaaaaccacaaatgtaaggaggaagacagaaagcaggatactacagaccagttagcctaacatctgtggttgggaaaatgctggagtccattattaaggaagcagtagcgggacatttggaaaagcataattcaatcaggcagagtcaacaggttttacgaaagggaaatcatgtttgacaaatttgctggagttctttgaggatgtaacgagcagggtggataagggggaaccagtggatgtggtgtatttggatttccagaaggcatttgataaggtgccacataaaaggttactgcacaagataaaagttcacggggttgggggtaatatattagcatggatagaggattggttaactaacagaaaacagagagtcgggataaatgtgtcattgtaCGGTTTGTAActcatggggtgccacagggatcggtgctgggtcctcaactatttacattttgtattaatgacttggatgaagggaccgagtgtaatgtagccaagtttgctgatgatacaaagatgggtgggaaagcaaattgtgaggaggacacaaaaaatctgcaaagggatataaacaggctaagtgagtgggcaaacattggcagatggagtataatgtgggaaaatgtgaggttatccactttggcagaaaaaatagacgagcaaattatgatttaaatggagaaaaattgcaaagtgctgcagtacagagggacctggggatccttgtgcatgaaacacaaaaagtgagtatgcaggtatagcaagtgatcaggaaggcaaatgcaatgttggcctttattgcaaggggatagagtataaaagcagggaagtcctgctacaactgtacagggtattggtgaggccacacctggagtactgcgtacagttttggtctccgtatttaaggaaggatatacttgcattggaggctgttcagagaaggttcatgaggttgattccggagatgagggggttgacattaagataggttgagcaggttgggcctatacacattggagttcagaagaatgagaggtgatcttattgaaacaaagatGGGAGTTAGCCCcaggataatgaggggactcgacaaggtggatgcagagaggatatttccactcataggggaaactaaaactaggggacatcgtctcagaataaggggccacccattaaaactgagatgaggaggaatttcttctctgagggttgtaaatctgtggaattatctgccccagagagctgtggaggctgggtcattggatatatttttgaatgataagggaataaagggttatggggaatgggagtggagctgagtccatgatcagatcagccatgatcttattgaatggcggagtaggctcaaggggccaggtggcctactcctgttcctatttcttatgctcttccctggaggatcctttattacgagatcattaattaatcctgtgtcattacacattaccagatctcaaatagcctgctccctggttggttccacaacgtgctgttcgaagaaaccatcccggatacactgtaTGAAtacatcctcaaggctacctttgccaatttgatttgtacaatctatatgaagattagaaTTGCCCGATTATTGCAGTATCTTTCTTACAAGcgcaaggagagagagggggagaccgagGGAGAGAAAGTCTGAGACCTAGGGAGAGTGAGGAAGGGAGGCAGGAGTGAGGGTAAGTGGGAGCGGTGGGAGAATTGATGGAATGAGGAATACATTACTCACTGGCCGAGTTCTCGAAACCCTTCGCCGATCGGACGATGACGTGGAGAAAACCGTAGAGTCCACTTGGTTCATCATCTGCAGAGATAGGTCAATCGGGGGTCAATAGATCCCGCAACTTGGCTCTGACAGAATAACCCACTAACAATGAGACGCACCgatcctgacccctgaccccactcccccgaccccaccccccctgaccccgaccccactcccccgccccctgaccccacccccccgcccccgacactccCCTGACCCCACCACCCCGGcccccacccgaccccaaccccccgccccccccgacactcccctgaccccacccccccaccaccgacACTCCCCCGACTCtgaccccaccccccgaccccgcccctccccgcccccaccccccccgaccccaatccaccgcccccgacactcccccgcccccacccccccggaccccccGACCCCAATCCaccacccccgacactcccctgaCCCCGCCACCGACggactcccccgacactgaccccacccccccgaccccagccACCCCAACCCCCCGACCCCACCCCTCCGACCCCGACACTCCCCTGACCCTACCCCCCCGAACCCGACCATGAccccacccccgacactcccccgaccccacccccccgaACCCGACAATGAccccacccccgacactcccccgaccccacccccccgaccccgacactgaccccaccccccccgaccccagccACACCCGACCccgacactccccccaccccccctgaccccaccccccccgcccccgacactgaccccacccccccgaccccacccctcCGACCCCGACACTCCCCTGACCCTACCCCCACGAACCCGACCATGACCCCACCCCCGACCCCACCTCCcccgaccccgacactgaccccaccccccccgaccccgacactgaccccacccccccgaccccgacactccccccaccccccctgaccccgaccccaccccccgtccccgacactcccctgaccccacccccccgaccccaagCCCCCGCCCCCGACACTCCCCTGACCCTACTCCCCCGAACCCGACCATGAccccacccccgacactcccctgaccccacccccccgccaccgacggactcccccgacactgaccacacccccccgaccccagccacccccgaccccaccccacccccccgacactcccctgacCCTACCCCCCCGAACCCGACCATGAccccacccccgacactcccccgaccccgacactgaccccaccccccgaccccgacactccccccaccccccctgaccccgccccctgaccccaccacccccgcccccgacactCCCCTGACCCCACCCCCACCGGCCCCCAGCCACCCCCGTCCCCGACACTCCCCTGACGCTACCCCCCGAACCCGACCATgaccccacccccggccccccccTGACCCCGACCCCTACCCAACCCCctcagaccctgaccctgaccccccccagccccgagcccccccgacactcacccTCCTTGTTGCTGGTGATGGGGATGTTGTGGATGGTTCTCAGCTTCAGGCACGAGCCAGTCAACATCTGGAGTTCCAGCGAGCTCAGCACGAAGCCCTGCAGATCTGCTGGGAGAGGAGATGGCAATTTCAGGCAGGATTCATTCACATGTCCGCGGGAGTTTGACCTTTGGCTCTCAGCGGGAGAGCCACCAGCGGCCAAACCTGCGGCTGGGCGTCGATTCCCCGAGTCAGACCTGCGACCGCGGACACAATAACCACCGCTGGGGGAGAGTGGTGGCCTCACCTTTCTTCTGGAGTTTCTCAATCGCTTCCCTCCACTCACACCGCTCGTAATCCGAGGACAACAGGAACAGGAAGCTCTGAGAGCAAGAAAAGGACAATAAGCATTGTGCAAAACCGTGACCCCGCCCCGCCTTCTgaccccacgaccctgccctcgCTCTCCAACTGTGCCCTTGCCCTCGACCCTGCCTCCGCCCTCCGAACCCGCCTCCCGACCCTGCCCTTGCCCTCGACCCTGCCTCCGCACTCCGAACCCGACCCTGCCCCCGACCCTGCCTCCGACCCCGCCCCTGCCCTTGCCCTCGACCCTGCCTCCGCCCTCTGACCCCGCCCCCGACCCTGCCTCCGCCCTCCGACCCCGCCCTTGCCCTAGATCCTGCCTCCCGACCCTGTCTGCGGCCCCGCCCGGCGACACCACCCTCCAAACCCACCCTTGACCCCTGACCCAAAAACCCTGCCCTCACCCCTgaccccaccctcacccagtgaccCTGCCCTCCAAGCCCaccctcaccttgtgacccgattCTCATTTCACAACACCACTCACGTCCCAGCGACTCTGCCCTTGAACCCAGACAGTGCCCACCACCCAGTCCCCATCCCTTGCCCCCCGACCCCGCTGCCTCACTCTCtgacccctcactcactgacccctcacctttCCGTTTTTGTTGTGAATGCGGAAGGGGATTGTGGGCGAGTGCAGGaggagccaggattcctgctcgtaCATTTTCTTCTTTAACCGCTCCAGAGCACGGCTCTGTCCTTTGGGGGATTTCTGGAAATGGAGGCGAGAGAGAGTCAGGACCACGACGTCTGCAAACAAACACTCAGCGAGGCCCAACTCCCAGCATTCACAGCCAAGCTTAGCGCAGAGCAGAGCACACAACGGAACCACATCACCCGgtatgggactgagccccggggaggggggcccggtgtgggactgagccccggggagggggagggggcccggtgtgggactgagccccggggaggggggcccggtgtgggactgagccccggggagggggaggggcccggtgtgggactgagccccggggagggggcccggtgtgggactgagccccggggagggggcccggtgtgggactgattgTTCTGGTGTTACCTTTTCTCTCTGTATTTCATTCTTGATGTGAGAAATCTTTATCTTCATCTCCTCCAGCTCATGGTCAGGCACCGTGTGAGTCTGTGGGCTTGGCTCAGCCTCCTCCACTGTCAGGAATAGCAGGTCAGAGAGCGGGATGTACCACTTACAGTCATACTGCTGGTGCTTCCTGGGGAGGGAGATAGAACGtgtgaggacagagagagcgagggagagagggagagggagagggagacacagagggagggagagagagagagacagagggagagagagacacagagggagggagagagagagagacagacagagatgtactttatcaaacaccttttgaacatCCATATACACATTAAGTCCCACACTGCCCGCATCAATGTTCTCTGTAACTTCACTCAGCCTCGTCAGACGCAATTtgccttttaacaaatccatgctggctgtcccgtAATAACACAAACCCAACTCCATGTGTACGCCAGGAATCCCCTCCCCAGTCAGTGTGTACCCCAGGAATACCCTTCCCCAGTCAGTGTGTACTCCAGGAATACCCTTCCCCGGTCAGTGTGTACCCCAGGAATACCCTTCCCCGGTCAGTGTGTACCCCAGGAATACCCTTCCCCGGTCAGTGTGTACCCCAGgaataccctctcctggtcagtgtgtACCCCAGGAATACCTTCCCCCGGTCAGTGTGTACCCCAGGAATACCCTCCCCCGGTCAGTGTGTACCCCAGGAATAGCCTTCCCCGGTCAGTGTGTACCCCAGGAATACCCTCCCCCGGTCAGTGTGTACCCCAGGAATACCCTCCCCCAGTCAGTGTGTACCCCAGGAATACCCTCCCCCGGTCAGTGCCcggtcagagtgtaccccaggaATACCCTCCCCCGGTCAGTGTGTACCCCAGGAATACCCTTCCTCGGTCAGTGTGTACCCCAGGAATACCCTCCCCCGGTCAGTGTGTACCCCAGGAATACCCTCCCCCGGTCAGTGTGTACCCCAGGAATACCCTCCCCCGGTCAGTGTGTACCCCAGGAATACCCTTCCTCGGTCAGTGTGTACCCCAGGAATACCCTCCCCCGGTCAGTGTGTACCCCAGGAATACCCTTCCCCGGTCAGTGTGTACCCCAGGAATACCCTCCCCCGGTCAGTGTGTACCCCAGGAATACCCTCCCCCGGTCAGTGTGTACCCCAGGAATACCCTCCCCCGGTCAGTGTGTACCCCAGGAATCCCCGGTCTCACGGTGCACCTACCCCACAGCCTGTTTTTTCAGTTTGCCGCACAGGAGGAGGTCAGTGAACAGGAACACGTGTCGCAGCTTCCTCGTGCCCTCCGAAATCTCCACAATAAACCCGTCCTTCACCAGCTGCCGATTCTGCAACCACAAAAAGGGGAAATTACCGACCCCGCACACGGGGCCCAGGGGCCGGGGGCCCAGGGGCCGGGGGCCCAGGGGCCGGTGGTGGGCCGGGGCTGGGGTCGGGCCAGGGCAGCCCCGGTTGGCCTCACTCGCTGTGACAGGGAGCGTATTGCAGACACATCTCTCGCCCCTCTCCCTGCGACAATGACACTCTGGGCCTGGCGCAGTAACTCACCTCTCCCTTCGCCAATGTCACTTGCGTCCGGCGGTCCGAGATTTCCTCGTTGATGCTGGACAGGAAGTTCTGCGAGATGCGGAGTGCGTCCTGCAGCAGCGGGTAGTCGGGGTGCTCACTGGGCGTATGTTTCAGCAGGTCCTGGAAAGATCACAACACATCAGTTAAACCCAGGCTGACACCCTCCACCCACAGGGTCAGGGGTCCCTGTACCAGCTTGCGGGTTCCCAGGAGAATACTCCCGCTGTAAGACTTTGTGTCGGCCAtgggtcagtgggtagcaatctcacATCTCagtcagcaggtcgtgggttcagcttcaactccagagacttgagcacaaaatccaggctgatactcccagtgccaatactgagggagcgccgcactgtcggaggggcagtactgagggagtgccgcactgtcggaggggcagtactgagggagtgctgcactgtcgggggggcagtactgagggagtgctgcactgtcggaggggcagtactgagggagtgctgcactgtcggaggggcagtactgagggagcgccgcactgtcgggggggcagtactgagggagtgctgcactgtcggaggggcagtaccgagggagtgctgcactgtcggaggggcagtaccgagggagtgctgcactgtcggaggggcagtactgagggagtgctgcactgtcgaaggggcagtaccgagggagtgctgcactgtcggaggggcagtactgagggagtgctgcactgtcggaggggcagtactgagggagcaccgcactgtctgaggggcagtactgagggagagctgcactgtcggaggggcagtactgagggagcaccgcactgtctgaggggcagtactgagggagtgctgcactgttggaggggcagtactgagggagcaccgcactgtctgaggggcagtactgagggagtgctgcactgtcggaggggcagtactgagggagcgctgcactgtcggaggggcagtaccgagggagtgctgcactgtcggaggggcagtaccgagggagtgctgcactgtcggaggggcagtactgagggagcaccgcactgtctgaggggcagtactgagggagtgccgcactgtcggggggagaaCATGTGAAGTCGGGGATCGAACCCAGGGGGAGGATCATTCTGAAACACTGTCTGGATCCAGCTTGGACCCAGGGCTGCTCACGCAACCATCCAGTCCTCAACACTTCACCCACACAGTGACAGGGAGACCTTTACCGCCGAGACTGGCTCCGTACTTACGTGCAGCACCAGGGTGCTCCGAGTGACTCGATCGATTGGCTTGTACAGGAGAGCTGAAAAACAAACCAGCCTCGTCAGAGAGAAACTTCCACAATCACTGCAACTCCTCCCGATCACAGCGAaccttgctctgtatctaaccgcgtgctgtaacctgccctgggagtgtttgatgggacagtgtagagggagctttactctgtatctaaccccctgtacctgccctgggagtgtttgatgggacagtgtagagggagctttactctgtatctaaccccgtgctgtacctgccctgggagtgtttgatgggacagtgtagagggagctttactctgtatctagccccctgtacctgccctgggagtgtttgatgggacagtgtagagggagctttactctgtatctaaccccctgtacctgccctgggagtgtttgatgggacagtgtagagggagctttactctgtatctaaccccctgtacctgccctgggagtgtttgatgggacagtgtagagggagctttactctgtatctaaccctgtgctgtacctgccctgggagtgtttgatgggacagtgtagagggagctttactctgtatctaaccccctgtacctgccctgggagtgtttgatgggacagtgtagagcgagctttactctgtatctaatcccgtgctgtacctgccctgggagtgtttgatgggacagtgtagagcgagctttactctgtatctaaccccctgtacctgccctgggagtgtttgatgggacagtgtagagggagctttactctgtatctaaccccctgtacctgccctgggagtgtttgatgggacagtgtagagcgagctttactctgtatctaaccccctgtacctgccctgggagtgtttgatgggacagtgtagagcgagctttactctgtatctaaccccctgtacctgccctgggagtgtttgatgggacagtgtagagggagctgtactctgtatctaaccccctgtacctgccctgggagtgtttgatgggacagtgtagagggagctttactctgtatctaaccccctgtacctgccctgggagtgtttgatgggacagtgtagagcgagctgtaCTGAGAGATGAAAATGTTCAGAGCTGGACAATGTAAAGTCCTGTTTATCGATGAGTGAAATGTCCAGCTGACTCTGGGGATTGAGTGTGCTGAGCTGTATCTGAGTTCTGTGTCCGGAGGGAGAGGGGACTAGATCTCGGCTCTGATTGATGGGGAGTTTGGGGGGGAGTTTGGTAGTATGGATGGAGTGGTCTGTTGCGAGTGCCGTAGGCGGAGTTTGCCTCTCGCAGGCCGACAGTTCCCCGTCTGCAATGGGATAtaaacagggtaagtgagtgggcaaacatttggaagctggagtataatgtgggaaaatgtgaggttatccactttggcaggaaaaatagaagcgCAAATTAtgatttgaatggagaaaaattgcaaaatgctgcagtacagagggacctggggatccttgtgcatgaaacacaaaaagttagtatgcaggtacagcaagtgatcaggaaggcaaatggaatgttggcctttattgcaagggggatagagtataaaagcagagaagtcctgctacaactgtacagggtattggtgagaccacacctggagtactgcgtacagttttggtctccgtatttaagaaaggatatacttgcattggaggctgttcagagaaggttcacgaggttgattcctgagatgagggggttgacttatgaagatagattgagtaggttgagcctatactcattggatttcagaagaatgagaggtgatcttatcgaaacatataagataatgaggggggctcgacaaggtggatgcagagaggatatttccactcacaggggagactaaaactaggggacatagtctcagaataaggagccgcccatttaaaactgagatgaggaggaatttcttctctgagggttgtaaatctgtggaattctctgccccagagagctgtggaggctgggacattgaacatatttaaggcgaagagagacagatttttgagcgataagggagtgaagggttgtggggagcgggcggggaagtggagctgagtccatggtcagatcagccatgatcttattaaatgatggagcagactcgaggggccgggtGGGGAGCGACGATTTCTCACCCGCAGAAACGGGCAGCCCCGCACCGAGCGCTCAGCAACGGGACGGTAACCGAGGATTTTGCACAGAAACATTCTCACTGGTTATTTAGGCGAGCTCAACACACAGAGCGGCAATCACACGCACAGCGCGCCCGTTACACGCACAGCGCGCCCGTTAGCGCGCCCGTTACACGCACAGCCGCGCCCGTTACACGCACAGCGCGTCCGTTACACGCACAGCGCGCCCGTTACACGCACAGCGCGCCCGTTACACGCACAGCCGCGCCCGTTACACGCACAGCGCGCCCGTTACACGCCACAGCGCGCCCGTTACACGCACAGCGCGCCAGTTACACGCCACAGCGCGCCCGTTACACGCACAGCGTGCCCGTTACACGCCACAGCGCGCCCGTTACATGCACAGGATTACGTGGTTAGCGCCCTCGTGTGACTGAATCTCTCAGCCGTGCGCGAGCAGTGAATCAGTGCCGCAGATGCTCGCAGGGTCGGGTCCAACATTGGCCACAATTTTTATACATCATGGTGCCATCCAGTGTCCAAACCCATggtgccggggggagggggcgagcgaggggccggggggagggggagggggtgaggggccgagcgaggggctggggggagggggcgagcgaggggccggggggagggt harbors:
- the LOC139249801 gene encoding active breakpoint cluster region-related protein-like, which produces LLYKPIDRVTRSTLVLHDLLKHTPSEHPDYPLLQDALRISQNFLSSINEEISDRRTQVTLAKGENRQLVKDGFIVEISEGTRKLRHVFLFTDLLLCGKLKKQAVGKHQQYDCKWYIPLSDLLFLTVEEAEPSPQTHTVPDHELEEMKIKISHIKNEIQREKKSPKGQSRALERLKKKMYEQESWLLLHSPTIPFRIHNKNGKSFLFLLSSDYERCEWREAIEKLQKKADLQGFVLSSLELQMLTGSCLKLRTIHNIPITSNKEDDEPSGLYGFLHVIVRSAKGFENSAS